A region of Granulicella aggregans DNA encodes the following proteins:
- the hpnH gene encoding adenosyl-hopene transferase HpnH gives MVPVSQAWTVATYVLKQKLMGRKRYPLVLMLEPLFRCNLACAGCGKIQYPAHILKAELSPEECFKAVEECGTPMVSIPGGEPLLHPQMPEIVAGLVARKKYVYMCTNALLLKEKLHLFKPSKYLSFSVHVDGQREHHDFSVCREGGYDIAMEGVRAAVAAGFRVTTNTTLFDGADPNSVRAHFDELMAAGVESMMVSPGYTYDKAPDQTHFLGKARSRRLFRAILSNRKKSWEFNTHPLFSEYLMGKRNFECTPWGMPTFSIFGWQKPCYLLQDGYADSFQELLDTTEWENYGAKSGNPKCANCMVHSGHEASAVDYNFGSLKGFIETAKKYMFPSTYEDEGAMKLLNEWPKAEHGPLVQIAAPAAVAAQSKELQSVSGD, from the coding sequence ATGGTTCCTGTATCACAGGCGTGGACGGTTGCAACGTATGTGTTGAAGCAGAAGCTGATGGGGCGGAAGCGGTATCCGCTGGTACTGATGCTGGAGCCGTTGTTTCGCTGCAATCTGGCGTGCGCGGGCTGCGGTAAGATCCAGTACCCGGCCCACATCCTGAAGGCTGAGCTTTCGCCGGAAGAGTGCTTCAAGGCGGTCGAAGAGTGCGGGACGCCGATGGTGTCGATTCCCGGCGGTGAGCCGCTGCTGCATCCGCAGATGCCGGAGATCGTGGCCGGTCTGGTGGCACGGAAGAAGTACGTGTACATGTGCACGAATGCTCTGCTGCTGAAGGAAAAGCTGCACCTGTTCAAGCCGAGCAAATACCTTTCGTTCTCGGTGCATGTGGATGGACAGCGGGAGCATCATGACTTCTCCGTGTGCCGCGAGGGTGGGTACGACATTGCGATGGAAGGCGTGCGGGCTGCGGTTGCTGCGGGCTTCCGCGTGACGACGAATACGACGTTGTTCGATGGTGCGGACCCGAACAGCGTGCGCGCACACTTCGATGAGCTGATGGCGGCCGGTGTCGAGAGCATGATGGTCTCGCCCGGGTACACGTACGACAAGGCCCCGGACCAGACACACTTTCTGGGTAAGGCTCGGTCGCGGCGGTTGTTCCGGGCGATCCTTTCGAACCGGAAGAAGAGCTGGGAGTTCAACACGCATCCGCTGTTCAGCGAGTACCTGATGGGAAAGCGGAACTTCGAATGCACGCCCTGGGGCATGCCGACGTTTTCGATCTTTGGCTGGCAGAAGCCTTGCTACCTGCTGCAAGATGGCTATGCCGACAGCTTCCAGGAGCTGCTGGATACGACGGAGTGGGAGAACTACGGCGCGAAGAGCGGCAATCCGAAGTGCGCGAACTGCATGGTGCACTCGGGGCACGAGGCTTCGGCGGTGGACTATAACTTTGGGTCGCTGAAAGGCTTTATCGAGACGGCGAAGAAGTATATGTTCCCGTCGACGTATGAGGACGAGGGCGCGATGAAGCTGCTGAATGAGTGGCCGAAGGCGGAGCACGGGCCACTGGTGCAGATTGCGGCACCTGCCGCTGTGGCTGCGCAGAGCAAGGAACTTCAGAGCGTTTCAGGAGACTAA
- a CDS encoding response regulator gives MPQKKILIVDDDPEMRLAMHVRLKANHYDVGFAVDGVSGIAEARRQQPDVILLDLGLPAGDGFTVLERLQTNDSMAAIPVIVVSGRDRAANRDRSLKAGAKLFLQKPVRNSDLLLAIEQVLGTKHTSSPDSAPTVYDLGEQTPARAF, from the coding sequence ATGCCCCAGAAGAAGATCCTTATCGTCGATGACGACCCCGAGATGCGCCTCGCCATGCACGTCCGCCTCAAGGCGAACCATTACGACGTCGGCTTCGCGGTCGATGGCGTCTCCGGCATCGCCGAGGCCCGCCGCCAGCAGCCCGACGTCATCCTTCTCGACCTCGGCCTCCCCGCCGGGGACGGGTTCACCGTCCTCGAACGCCTCCAGACCAACGACTCCATGGCCGCGATCCCCGTCATCGTCGTCTCCGGCCGCGACCGCGCCGCAAACCGCGACCGCTCCCTCAAAGCCGGGGCCAAGCTCTTCCTCCAAAAGCCCGTCCGCAACAGCGATCTCCTCCTCGCCATCGAACAGGTCCTCGGTACCAAACACACGTCGTCCCCCGACTCCGCTCCAACCGTCTACGACCTCGGCGAACAGACTCCCGCACGGGCCTTCTGA
- a CDS encoding alpha/beta fold hydrolase → MNIFRAVGFVAVLASVLGGRLARGQVGAGSPQQFADLGELKLESGAVIHGCKLGYRTLGTPNAAKSNAIVFPTWFTGTSADVMRVFGPQGYIDTESYFFILVDALGDGVSCSPSNSASQHGIDFPEFTIRDMVESEHRLVTEALGLKHVHAVMGGSMGGMQTFQWIVSYPEFMDVAIPIVGSPRLTSYDKMLWRSEEAAMLADPAYAGGRYDGNPKMPVVQLIHNMNLTTPEFRVQHTPLTEFESFFAATEGTTNGAFDANDWRWQIHAMLSQDIGKGSSLEAAAARIKARVLLVNARQDHMVNPIPAIAFAPLIHAKLLVLEGDCGHLAPGCEADKVRPAITEALR, encoded by the coding sequence ATGAATATCTTTCGAGCAGTCGGCTTTGTGGCGGTTCTGGCTTCTGTGTTGGGTGGGAGGTTGGCGCGTGGGCAGGTGGGAGCTGGTTCGCCGCAGCAGTTTGCTGATCTTGGCGAGTTGAAGCTTGAGAGTGGCGCGGTGATTCATGGCTGCAAGCTCGGATACCGGACGCTTGGGACGCCGAACGCAGCGAAGTCGAATGCGATTGTGTTTCCGACGTGGTTTACGGGAACCAGCGCGGACGTGATGCGGGTCTTCGGGCCGCAGGGGTATATCGACACGGAGTCGTATTTTTTCATCCTGGTGGACGCGCTTGGCGATGGCGTTTCGTGTTCTCCGTCGAACAGCGCTAGTCAGCATGGGATCGATTTTCCCGAGTTCACGATCCGGGACATGGTGGAATCCGAGCACCGCTTGGTGACTGAGGCGCTTGGATTGAAGCATGTTCACGCTGTGATGGGCGGGTCGATGGGCGGGATGCAGACCTTCCAATGGATAGTCAGCTATCCGGAGTTCATGGATGTGGCGATTCCTATCGTGGGGTCGCCGCGGCTTACGAGTTACGACAAGATGCTGTGGCGGAGCGAGGAGGCGGCGATGCTGGCCGACCCTGCTTATGCGGGCGGACGGTATGACGGCAATCCGAAGATGCCGGTGGTTCAGTTGATCCACAACATGAACCTGACGACGCCGGAGTTTCGTGTGCAACATACTCCTCTGACGGAGTTTGAGAGCTTCTTCGCGGCGACCGAGGGGACGACGAACGGGGCCTTCGACGCGAACGACTGGCGCTGGCAGATCCACGCGATGCTGTCTCAGGACATTGGGAAGGGGAGTTCACTTGAGGCTGCAGCAGCTCGGATCAAGGCGCGAGTGCTGCTCGTGAATGCGCGGCAGGACCACATGGTGAATCCAATTCCGGCGATCGCTTTTGCTCCGCTGATCCATGCGAAGCTGCTTGTGCTGGAGGGGGATTGTGGGCATCTTGCGCCTGGGTGTGAGGCGGATAAGGTGAGGCCGGCGATCACGGAGGCGTTGCGGTAG
- the shc gene encoding squalene--hopene cyclase has product MSQSISNPQAVPQPAKTAHGRTQPRFGRMDLGLEHVVAGIERAKDWLLGLQHPDGYWCGELEADSMLESDYIFMHKLLDTGDEGRMQRAVNEILRHQNEDGGWSIYPNGPSNISLGVKAYFALKLMGWSKDHPVLVKARKWILANGGVVEVNTFTKIYLCFMGQYEYDAVPAVPPELILFPNWCYFNIYEISSWSRAIVVPLSIAYAKKPFKKIAPEQGIDELFVGGRENANLHLRWDKKKPVGWRNLFLAFDRIAHWAERVHIRPLRKMAIKKAERWMLERFEMSDGLGAIYPSMMNAIIALRCLGYSNDDPQFIRAMDEFERLGLDFPEGEPNYPTPTFRMQPCVSPVWDTGQAVFALGEAGVDKHDPRMVKAAGWLLDKEVRHKGDWANNVRNVEPGGWYFEFNNEFYPDVDDSAQVVMALKCVEHPHAKAQHGACMRAIDWIFAMQCKNGGWAGFDKDNTKKIFEYIPFADHNAMIDPPSVDITGRILEMLASYGYTRRDKRVEAAIQFILKEQESDGSWFGRWGVNYLYGTFLVLRGLEAMGYWNHEPAIQQAAEWIRMMQNADGGWGETCGSYDDALQKAIGPSTPSQTAWAVLGLLAAGDTRSDSVAKGIRWLVSKQAENGSWDESAAGRNGEAVYTGTGFPRVFYLAYHLYRDYFPLLALTTYKKLMEREAEAA; this is encoded by the coding sequence ATGAGTCAATCTATAAGTAACCCGCAGGCGGTCCCGCAACCGGCAAAGACCGCCCATGGACGGACGCAGCCGCGCTTCGGTCGGATGGACCTTGGTCTGGAGCACGTTGTTGCCGGAATTGAGCGCGCAAAGGACTGGCTGCTGGGATTGCAGCATCCGGATGGATACTGGTGCGGTGAACTTGAGGCCGACTCGATGCTGGAGTCGGACTACATCTTCATGCACAAGCTGCTGGATACGGGCGATGAAGGCCGGATGCAGCGCGCCGTGAACGAGATTCTGCGACACCAGAATGAGGACGGCGGATGGAGTATCTATCCGAACGGGCCTTCCAATATCTCGCTGGGCGTGAAGGCTTATTTTGCGCTGAAGCTAATGGGATGGTCGAAGGACCACCCGGTGCTGGTAAAGGCGCGGAAGTGGATTCTGGCAAACGGCGGGGTGGTGGAGGTGAATACCTTCACCAAGATTTACCTGTGCTTCATGGGGCAGTACGAGTACGACGCTGTGCCTGCGGTTCCGCCCGAGCTGATTCTGTTCCCGAACTGGTGCTACTTCAACATCTACGAAATCTCGTCATGGTCGCGGGCGATCGTGGTGCCGCTCTCGATTGCGTATGCCAAGAAGCCATTCAAGAAGATCGCGCCGGAGCAGGGGATCGACGAGTTGTTTGTCGGAGGGCGCGAGAACGCGAACCTGCATCTGCGTTGGGACAAGAAGAAACCGGTCGGCTGGCGGAACCTGTTTCTGGCCTTCGACCGGATCGCACACTGGGCCGAACGGGTGCATATCCGACCGCTGCGGAAGATGGCTATCAAGAAGGCCGAGCGGTGGATGCTTGAGCGGTTCGAGATGTCGGATGGACTGGGCGCGATCTATCCCTCGATGATGAATGCGATCATTGCGCTGCGCTGCCTTGGCTACTCCAACGACGACCCGCAGTTCATCCGGGCCATGGATGAATTTGAACGTTTGGGCCTGGATTTTCCCGAGGGCGAACCGAACTATCCCACCCCGACCTTCCGGATGCAGCCTTGCGTCTCGCCGGTATGGGACACTGGCCAGGCAGTCTTTGCGCTGGGCGAGGCGGGCGTCGACAAGCACGATCCGCGCATGGTGAAGGCAGCAGGCTGGCTACTGGACAAGGAAGTTCGGCACAAGGGCGACTGGGCGAACAATGTACGCAATGTCGAACCGGGTGGCTGGTACTTCGAGTTTAACAATGAGTTTTACCCGGATGTCGATGATTCCGCACAGGTTGTTATGGCGCTGAAGTGTGTCGAACATCCCCATGCGAAGGCCCAACACGGGGCTTGCATGCGTGCGATCGACTGGATCTTCGCCATGCAGTGCAAGAACGGCGGATGGGCCGGCTTCGATAAGGACAATACCAAGAAGATCTTCGAGTACATTCCATTTGCCGACCATAACGCGATGATCGATCCGCCGTCGGTAGACATTACCGGGCGAATTCTCGAGATGCTGGCCAGCTACGGCTATACACGGCGGGACAAGCGCGTGGAGGCTGCGATCCAGTTCATCCTCAAAGAGCAGGAGTCCGACGGAAGCTGGTTCGGCCGCTGGGGCGTGAACTATCTTTATGGAACGTTCCTGGTGCTGCGCGGCCTGGAGGCGATGGGCTACTGGAACCACGAGCCGGCGATTCAGCAGGCGGCGGAGTGGATCCGGATGATGCAAAACGCCGACGGCGGCTGGGGCGAGACCTGTGGCAGCTATGACGATGCGCTGCAGAAGGCTATTGGGCCGAGTACACCATCGCAAACCGCTTGGGCGGTGCTTGGGCTTTTGGCGGCGGGTGATACGCGGAGTGACTCGGTGGCCAAGGGCATTCGCTGGCTGGTGTCGAAGCAGGCGGAGAATGGATCGTGGGATGAGTCGGCCGCGGGACGAAACGGCGAGGCGGTTTATACAGGGACTGGGTTCCCACGGGTGTTTTATCTTGCCTACCACTTGTATAGGGATTACTTCCCGCTGCTGGCTTTGACGACTTACAAGAAGTTGATGGAGCGGGAAGCGGAAGCGGCTTAG
- a CDS encoding 4-hydroxy-3-methylbut-2-enyl diphosphate reductase produces MNTSTIDTTESSTKRVLLLKPRGFCAGVVRAIDIVQIALDTFGAPIYVRKEIVHNSYVVNDLAKKGAIFVNELDEVPEGARVIYSAHGVSPAVREAAKGRGLKVIDATCPLVTKVHVEAIKFAKQGYSLVLVGHRDHEEVEGTQGEAPDVTQVVSTVEEVEALVVPDPDKVAYLTQTTLSLSEAGIMIDALKKKFPNIAGPKSQDICYATENRQTAVKNVAHGADLVLVVGSANSSNSNRLVEVSKNLDTNSYLIDSADAIDPAWLDGVKTVAVTAGASAPEVLVSEVVEYLQAKGFGSVDEVEVMPENVRFGLPPEIVQAIASAPPMNVAAV; encoded by the coding sequence GTGAATACCTCAACCATCGACACGACAGAGAGTTCCACCAAGCGCGTTCTTTTGCTCAAGCCTCGCGGATTTTGTGCAGGCGTTGTACGCGCGATCGATATCGTCCAGATTGCTCTCGATACCTTCGGCGCGCCGATCTACGTGCGCAAGGAGATCGTGCACAACAGCTACGTGGTGAACGACCTAGCGAAGAAGGGAGCGATCTTCGTCAATGAGTTGGACGAGGTGCCTGAGGGCGCGCGCGTGATCTACTCCGCGCATGGCGTCTCTCCGGCGGTTCGCGAGGCGGCCAAGGGACGCGGGTTGAAGGTGATCGACGCGACCTGCCCGTTGGTGACGAAGGTCCACGTGGAGGCGATCAAGTTCGCTAAGCAGGGGTATTCGCTGGTGCTGGTTGGGCATCGCGATCACGAAGAGGTAGAAGGCACGCAGGGCGAGGCTCCGGATGTGACCCAGGTAGTTTCCACCGTCGAAGAGGTTGAGGCGCTGGTGGTGCCCGATCCGGACAAGGTGGCTTACCTGACGCAGACAACGCTGTCGCTCTCAGAGGCTGGCATCATGATCGATGCGCTGAAGAAGAAGTTCCCGAACATCGCTGGGCCGAAGTCGCAGGACATCTGCTATGCGACGGAGAATCGGCAGACGGCGGTGAAGAATGTTGCACATGGAGCTGACCTTGTGCTGGTTGTAGGGTCAGCGAATAGTTCGAACTCGAACCGGTTAGTTGAGGTTTCGAAGAACCTGGATACGAACTCCTATTTGATCGACAGCGCGGATGCGATTGATCCGGCGTGGCTGGACGGAGTGAAGACGGTTGCGGTGACGGCTGGAGCTTCGGCTCCTGAAGTTCTGGTGAGTGAAGTGGTGGAGTATCTGCAGGCGAAGGGTTTTGGGTCCGTGGATGAAGTTGAGGTGATGCCGGAGAATGTGCGGTTTGGTCTGCCTCCGGAGATCGTGCAGGCGATTGCTTCGGCACCGCCGATGAATGTCGCGGCGGTTTAG
- the hpnA gene encoding hopanoid-associated sugar epimerase — translation MKVFLTGATGFVGSHVARVYADAGAELRLLTRSSSNLASIEGMAADVVVGDLREPEGLRSAISGCEAVVHVAADYRLWVRDPKSMYAANVDGTRELLRIASESGVRRVVYTSSVATMGFRKDGTIVNEDSPVSIEDMIGHYKRSKFLGELEAIKAARAGQEVMILNPTTPIGAGDAKPTPTGRIVVDFLNKNFPAYVDTGLNLVDVNEVARMHLVALDKGTPGERYILGGENLTLKQILDRMSAITGLPSPTMKVPHAVAMAFAFFDENFTGKLLGKEPRATVEAVRMGKKMMFASSAKAERELGFKVLPVYAALRAAIEWFTEHGYAPKPESAAK, via the coding sequence ATGAAAGTCTTTCTTACAGGTGCGACGGGGTTTGTGGGGAGCCACGTGGCGCGGGTGTATGCGGACGCGGGTGCGGAGCTGCGGCTGCTGACTCGGTCTTCCAGCAATCTCGCTTCAATTGAGGGCATGGCTGCAGACGTTGTTGTCGGCGACCTGCGTGAGCCCGAGGGATTGCGTTCGGCTATCTCGGGCTGCGAGGCTGTAGTGCATGTTGCGGCAGACTACCGGCTTTGGGTGCGCGATCCTAAGAGCATGTATGCGGCGAATGTCGATGGGACGCGGGAGTTGCTGCGGATTGCGAGTGAGAGCGGCGTGAGGCGCGTGGTGTATACGTCGAGCGTGGCGACGATGGGGTTCCGGAAGGATGGGACGATCGTCAATGAGGACTCGCCGGTGTCGATCGAGGACATGATTGGGCACTACAAGCGGTCGAAGTTTCTCGGGGAGCTGGAGGCGATCAAGGCTGCTCGCGCGGGGCAGGAGGTCATGATTTTGAATCCGACTACGCCAATTGGTGCGGGGGATGCAAAACCCACGCCTACGGGTCGGATCGTCGTCGACTTTTTGAATAAGAACTTTCCGGCTTATGTGGACACGGGGTTGAACCTGGTGGATGTGAACGAGGTGGCTCGGATGCACCTGGTGGCGCTGGACAAGGGGACGCCGGGTGAGCGGTACATTCTGGGTGGGGAGAACCTGACCCTGAAGCAGATCCTCGATCGAATGTCTGCGATTACGGGATTGCCTTCGCCGACGATGAAGGTCCCTCACGCGGTGGCGATGGCGTTCGCGTTCTTCGATGAGAACTTTACCGGGAAGCTGCTGGGCAAGGAGCCTCGGGCTACGGTTGAGGCGGTACGGATGGGGAAGAAGATGATGTTCGCGTCGTCGGCGAAGGCGGAGCGGGAGCTTGGGTTCAAGGTGCTGCCGGTGTATGCGGCGCTGCGGGCCGCGATTGAGTGGTTTACGGAGCATGGGTATGCCCCGAAGCCTGAGAGCGCAGCGAAGTGA
- the recN gene encoding DNA repair protein RecN: MLLELRAENYAVIDRAAATFGHGLNLLTGETGAGKSILIDALALLLGGKASSDVVRHGAEKAVVSCVFEMTPGARAVLETNGIECETDDVLLRREIAANGKGRVFANNQATTVGVLRQLSPELALIHSQGETLGSFDTEQQRLLLDRFGAISSDAVAAAYAEWRGTTERLQVLQSAEQDRLRMADLWRFQSGEIQSAGLVADDEDAQLETEKRVLANSEKLYTAAMSAHDLLYESEGAAESTLGAALKHFEELARYDSRFAEAVTQLAAAKATVEDLSAEVRDFAESINAAPERLEEIEDRLAALDRLKRKYGPTLAEVIAFGADAAAKLAEVENRDVLMAELTAKQAVDAERFRAAASSLSAARASAARKLEKSAVLQINDLAMNARFHIEVKGEGEWTAHGWDAVDCLIATNAGEPMKPLAEIASGGEMSRVMLALKVAVEDASAKVVKAVLPRTLVFDEIDIGIGGRAAEAVGKKLKALSRGQQVICITHLPQIAAFGDQHFLIEKTVKAGRTQTEVRLMETGERVEEIARMLSGEKLTDTSMRHAEQLLEISR, encoded by the coding sequence ATGCTGCTGGAGTTGCGGGCGGAGAACTATGCAGTCATCGACCGGGCAGCGGCGACGTTTGGCCATGGGCTGAACCTGCTGACGGGCGAGACGGGAGCGGGGAAGTCGATTCTGATCGACGCACTGGCGCTTTTGCTCGGTGGAAAAGCTTCCAGCGATGTTGTCCGGCATGGCGCGGAGAAGGCGGTGGTGAGCTGCGTCTTCGAGATGACGCCGGGGGCTCGGGCGGTGCTTGAGACCAATGGGATCGAGTGCGAGACGGATGATGTTCTTCTGCGTCGGGAGATTGCAGCGAACGGAAAAGGACGCGTCTTTGCGAATAATCAGGCGACGACGGTGGGAGTGCTGCGGCAGTTGTCGCCGGAGCTGGCATTGATTCACTCGCAGGGCGAGACGCTGGGGTCGTTCGATACGGAGCAGCAGAGGTTGTTGCTGGATCGGTTTGGGGCGATCTCGAGCGACGCGGTTGCGGCGGCTTATGCGGAGTGGAGAGGGACTACGGAGAGATTGCAGGTGTTGCAGTCAGCCGAGCAGGACCGGCTGCGGATGGCAGACCTTTGGCGTTTTCAGAGTGGAGAGATTCAGTCCGCGGGGCTGGTCGCGGACGACGAGGACGCTCAGCTCGAGACGGAGAAGCGGGTGCTGGCGAACTCCGAAAAGCTGTATACGGCGGCGATGAGCGCGCACGATCTGTTGTATGAGTCGGAGGGAGCGGCGGAGTCGACGCTGGGAGCGGCGCTGAAGCACTTTGAGGAGCTGGCGCGGTATGACTCGCGGTTTGCCGAGGCGGTGACGCAGCTTGCGGCGGCGAAGGCTACGGTCGAGGATTTGAGCGCGGAGGTAAGGGACTTTGCGGAGTCGATCAACGCTGCGCCGGAGCGGCTGGAGGAGATTGAGGATCGGCTGGCGGCGCTGGATCGATTGAAGAGGAAATATGGCCCGACGCTGGCGGAGGTGATCGCGTTCGGCGCGGACGCCGCGGCGAAGCTGGCGGAGGTGGAGAATCGCGATGTGCTGATGGCGGAGCTGACGGCGAAGCAGGCGGTGGATGCGGAGCGGTTTCGGGCTGCGGCTTCTTCTCTAAGTGCGGCTAGGGCTTCGGCGGCTCGGAAGTTAGAGAAGTCTGCGGTTTTGCAGATTAATGATCTAGCGATGAATGCTCGGTTTCACATTGAGGTGAAGGGCGAAGGGGAGTGGACGGCACATGGGTGGGATGCGGTCGATTGCCTGATTGCGACGAATGCGGGCGAGCCGATGAAGCCGCTGGCGGAGATTGCGTCGGGCGGTGAGATGTCGCGAGTGATGCTGGCGCTGAAGGTCGCCGTTGAGGACGCGAGCGCGAAGGTGGTCAAGGCAGTGCTGCCGCGGACGCTGGTGTTTGACGAGATCGATATTGGGATTGGTGGGCGGGCTGCGGAGGCTGTTGGGAAGAAGTTGAAGGCGCTCTCGCGGGGGCAGCAGGTGATCTGTATCACGCACCTGCCGCAGATTGCGGCGTTCGGGGACCAGCACTTTTTGATCGAGAAGACTGTGAAGGCGGGGCGGACGCAGACCGAGGTTCGGCTGATGGAGACGGGCGAGAGGGTCGAGGAGATTGCCCGGATGCTGAGCGGGGAGAAGCTGACGGATACGAGTATGCGTCATGCAGAGCAGTTGCTGGAGATCAGCCGGTAG